The Pan troglodytes isolate AG18354 chromosome 15, NHGRI_mPanTro3-v2.0_pri, whole genome shotgun sequence genomic sequence ATATGTGCCCTAAGATAGCATTCGAATGAGAGAAACAGAACTGGTAagatatatataggtgtatataaagagatttattatacaGAATTGACTCATGTGATTTCGGAGACCAGCAAGTCCTGAGATCCGCAGGGTGAGTCAGCAAGCAGGAGACCCAGGATGGCCAGTGGTGTGGTTCCATCTGAAGCCCTGCAGGCTCAAGGCCCAGGAAGAGCTGCCTGAAAATCAACAGTTcgagtccaaaggcaggaaaaagccATTGTCCCAGcttgaaggcaggcaggcaggaggagTTTGGGGGAATGTCAGCCTTTTTGTTTCATTCGGGCCTTCAGCTGATAGGTCAGTCACCACCCACATTTAGGACAATCTGATTTCTTCAGTCtcccaattcaaatgttaatctcatcctgacacacacacccagaataaCGCAtgaccagctatctgggcatgcatgacccagtcaagctgacacataaatTTAACCATCATCAAACCCTGAAGCGTGAAAAGCCTTCTGGCTCTAAAGGTGCAGCCCTCCAGTGGAGGAAATGTAGCTGTGGGGCTGGCCTGGTGCACATCACATCACAAGTGGACGGGctgccaccaccacacacactgaTCCTATTTTACCTGTGGTTTGGACCAGCAATTGGTAGAAAAGAAGGCTTTGGCTGCCCAGTCTGCCTCCTGGATGGCCATGTTTtctgtctttgaaaataaaaagttattttgattATTGCAATACATACCATGCATACAAAAAGAGTAGCTGGAAGATATGCCTGCAGTTTAAAGGAACAGTTTAAAGCTTAACAGATGGCAGATGACTAGTATCTGAAGGCCACTGGCGCCCCTCCCTCATGGCAGCCTGTTCCACTCTTGCCTGGAGAAAGCCACTCTTCTGAGTTTTGCGCTAGTCACTTTGGTGCTAATCATTCCATTACTTTTTATGAAAATCAAAGAGCGCATGTCTAAAACAATAGATGACTTGGTTTTGCCTGTTTTGAGCCTTTATAAATCAAATTGTACTGCACAAATTTGTCTGCCATGTGCTCTTTCCCTCCGCTAAGTGTCTGGGCTTTGATCTTCCTGTTGCCTGTAgttctaattcattcatttcaccatcatataatattccattgtagagACTGACCACCACATGTTCATCTGCTCTCCTCTCGGTGCATATCTGGGTAACTTCCAGTTCTCTGCTATGGCAGATGAAGCCCATGGGAGCAGTCCTGTGTCCATGTCTCCAGGTGCACAGAAATGAGGCCTTCTCTAGGGTATAACCTGGCAGAGCAGGTGCCCAGTGGTAGAATATGTCTGTTCACTTTTCTAGCTAATGCCTGGAAACTTTCTGGAATGATTGTAGCAATATCTATTTCTACCAGGGATTATGAGAATTTCTCATGGCGTTACTCATCCACACCGTGCATAGACCCTTTACCATCCTCCCTGGTCTCAATGAATCACCTTCCCTGGCTTCCAGCCACCCCTACCCATACCGCAGTCAGAGCTTTAGCATGGTAGGACTGTGATGCCCCATACACACTTTGTGGATACTCAGGACAGCATGTTTCTTGCGTGTAACCCAATATGTGAGAGTATGTGAAATTCCCACCACCAGGACGGAGGGCACAGACTTTAGTTTCACTGCAGTGCAGCTGACCCAGTTTCTCCTTCAAGGGAAGGGGGGAAAACCAGCTCAACAAAGTGGGTGATGCCCGGGTAGACTTCTAGGCTCCTGTCTCTGTACCAATGTCAGGACACTCATCTTGTAAACCAATTAGCCGTGTTCTGCCATTTTCCCATGGCCAAGAGCAAGGTGTCCCAAGATAGGATCCTTGTGGGATTTGTCATTCTCCCACCATGTTCTGACCTGCAAGCAGATCACTACCCACTGCAGATCTGCCTGGCTATGGAGGGCATGCTTATAAATGATCACCTTTTGTGCTGCCTCTTTCCAATTACAGGTTAGCCTGGCAAGGAAGATAAAGACATTTGCACCCAAGATGGTAATCACTAGTGGAAATGATGAAGACAGAGGaggtcaagaaaaagaaagtaaagaggaGAGTGTCTTGGCAATGCTGGGGATTATCGGGACCATTCTGAACCTGATTGTGATCATATTTGTCTACATATACACCACCCTGTGAATGGCCCAGAGCGTCCTCAGAGGCCTCGGAATGGCCAAAGACGGAAGTCCTGCGTGTCGGCGCATCACTGACCAGACCCTGCGAGAACAAGCAGGCTTGACCCGCACATACCACCCAATCAAATGCACCTTCAAACTTTACAAAAGGTCACACAAATAGACCGATCCTGCTGCAGGGAGCAGACACTAAAGCACAATGATTCCAACAAAACTCATTCACAGCACTAGGAACTCAACGTCTTTGGCAGGGGGTCCAGAAGAATGCTTGGGAGACCAGCCTCTGACACCATCGGTGAGCGGATGGGTGCAGAAATTCATTATTCCAGATCGCTGACAGATATCACATATTTGAAAAGATGAATAGGGCGGACATGGCTCAGATGTGTGTCTCCCAGGACAAGTGTTTCATCTTCACTTGACGAGCTATTTAGTGGAAAAACCACAGGGGCAGCCCTTTGACAGGCATCCCATTCATCAAAAGTGTCTAACTATTTGATACTGGGGagataacttatttttcttttttcattggcTTGACATGTGTATCTGTTCATATCaaggtttataaatatatatttttaataaatgtgctCTATTTTTTAGCATGAACCAAATTCTTGGAGAGGCGCTCCCAGATCCATAGAGCTTTCCTTAGTTTTATCTGCTTTGTCCCCTCCTCCCTCAACTACAGATGTTCTGTTGTGGAGCCATTCTAGTCCTTTTGTCTCATCTTGAGTCTTTTACCTTGcgcttttgttctctctctctcctctctctctgcctctttggtCTGAAGGACATTTTCCCATACTGTCAGCCATGGTTTTGGGTGCATGTTTTAAGATTGTCCATTGAGTGGCTTTTTGTTGTTATCTCGGAGATATAAAATGATTGTGGGCATGCAGACCTTAGATGCACCCTGTCTTTACTGAGAATTATGCATGAATAAGGGCTGAGTGATAGATCAGCTTAAAATTAAAAGGACTACCTTTGAGGAAGAAGAGCGTGGCTATATTTGCAGATGAACTTCTGAACAGAATATTCAGCTTCTTACTGGCAGCGTTATTGTTTCATTCTTGTGACCATTCGTTTATCAGATTTTGATTTTAGCGGTCATGTACCATGAGAGTTGGGAAGAACAAGGGGGAAAGCTCAGTATTAGGTGCATTACTCCTTCCTTTGCAAGATACCTGGGATCCTCCTCAAAAGTGGGTGGGGTATAAATGACACAAGAACTCccccatgagatctcatggtgaTTCAGGCTGTGAGGACAGCCCTGTGACAAGTGACTTTTCAGGGACATGAGGAGGGGATTTAATGATTGCCCTGAAggacttctgtatttttaaagccCCTGGTTTACACCCACATGAAGCTATTTCCTCTCTGGCAGGGATGGTTgcataaaaacaaattagctccCTTCTGGCTCCCTGAAATGGGCCCTTGCCTGGCTACAGTGGCATGGCCTTAAAGAGAGGGTTAGTATTCCTTCTGCCATTGccagctgtattagtctgttttcacactgctgaaaaagacatccccaagactgggcaatttacaaaagaaagaggtttattggacttacagttccacgtggctgaggaggcctcacaattacggtggaaggtgaaaggcacgtctcacatggtggcagacaagagaagtgAACATGTGCAAGgagactcccatttttaaaacagatctcgtgagactttttcactatcaTGCAAACAGCATGGGAaacctgcccccgtgattcagttacctcccaccgggtccctcccacaacacatgggtattcaagatgagatttgggtggggttaCAGCCAAACTCTATCACCAGCCTTGCCCCtgggcagaagcagcagcagtctGCCTggctggattcaaatgattctgaGGCTTCTATAGTCTATGCCTTCAGATCTCTCCCTCACCCATGCTATGGTGTCTGAAATTCCACCATTAGAGAGTCATTTCTTGGGCTCTGTTAAATGGACCAGGctcttttataaagaaaatgccCCTGAGCAGCTGGCTCTGGCATTGATTTATGATATCTTCTCTTCCCTGCCAGAAGGAAGGAAGCTAAGGTGCATGTAGGGCGTACTGTGtgcccaggcactgtgccagatgCTTTGGATACTTGGAGTCATTGAATTCTTGTAGTAACCCTGTGAGagagggagtcttttccccacattgtagaagaaggaaaaagggctcagagaggtcaagaaaTGTCCCTGAGATCACATGGCTTCTAGTGGAGTCAAGATCCAAACCCAATGTGTCTGATTCCTTAGCCCTTGGGGGGTCCAGAGGCTGCTGAACAAGAAAGGaggtggagaggagagaaagctGCAGGAATACCACCACacacccttctccctcccctgtAAAAACAACCCTGGGAACTCCCTGGACACTAGCAGAATATCATACACTAAGGATAAGGGATGAGAGGAGGCTGGTTAGAAATAAAGCAATGTCAGGGGGAAGGAGCTACTCAGTAGGCTCTGTGTGATTCTAGAAAGACTGTATGAAAATTCTGAACAGTGAACAGAATAAACAATAAAGGTGCAATGGAAAAAAATACTCGATGTCTTTTCTTTCAACATTGTGGGATATAAAACATTTCAATGTCAGTCCTTTGCCTATACATagtgtttatttattaaaaaaaaaactgaatgtgATGCTGTTAAACGGAGACTATTTTGTGTGGACTATAGAAGCCTCAGTGGTTTTTCAAGTATACAAATTTGAAATGTATTGAGGGGGAAAAGTGCCTTTCCACTCCTCTGCTCCCGGGATGGTTCTTCTAAGTTGTCCTAATCCACAGCCTGGAAATGAAGCTACCTGTTCAATGTTGAACAGAGCAGTGACGCCCTTTCCCACAGCTCCAGCATGCCCTGTCTTGATTCCTTTCtaatttagtagagaccatgAACACACACTGGGCAAACTCATAGCTTCCCCCAGATCTGAAGCCATCGCGAAGGGACGTGGAAGGGAGAGGCTGGCAGTGCCCCTCCATCCTCAACATCTGAGTGAGCCCCGAGCCCAGCCTTGGCCAGCAATAGCAATACCCAAAACAACGCCAGGGCCATCTACTCTACCAAGCACTTTCTACTCATCCTGTTGGGCACAGAACAATCCCATGAGATGTGTGTCTgtttatccccactttacaagatgaaggaaaaaagcaaattgaCTTTTCTGAAATTGCACAGCCAGAAACTAGCAGAATCAGGTCTTTGCCCCATGTCCACCAGCCGTCAGCACCTTGCCTGCCCCAGGTGGTGTGATGAACCATCTGGCTAGCTCAGTCACAATATACAGATTCCCATCAGCCCTGGCACTTCTTGATCACAATACAGCTGGCCCTGTATTGATCACAATACAACTGATCACAATACAACTGGCCTTTCACCTATCCTCTGGGAAGGCAACTTTGAAAGGCCGGGTCCTAGCCCCGGAGGGCCAGCCATGCTGCTGGAAGTGTAGCCTGGTGGTTTGGAGCCACAGGGCACTTGCCCTATGGCCAGAAACCTCCTGGTCCTGAgtcccttctctgcctctttcaGTGTAAGTGATGGCGGGCAGCTCACAGGAACTCTGAGTTTCAGCTTTCCTCACCTGTAAGAGGGGATAACAACAGTCCCACCTGGAGGagctttgtgaggattaaaggagccTGACCAGCTGAAGCTGCtggcaccaccaggcctggcccatagCTCATGCTCAGGTCATGCTAAGCTCCTGCTGCTACATGAAGGCAGTCAGGGAGCCGTTGGGCATACATTTTGGGGGCCCCTTCTGGCCTCGCTCCCTCTAGTCTGCATGGTTCCCTTGCCTGCAGGGAGGACCAGAGAGGGGCCTTATGCCAGCAACAGAAAGGGAAGTTCACATGGCAACTTGGTCCTACTCTTCTTGTCTTTTCATAAATCACACACTCATAGTCACAGTCAAAAAAGAACTACAATTCTAAAAACTCTATACAAgcacttttttaaattaaggtaacTCCCAAATGTCACCACCCAGAAGCAACCACTATTAATATTTAGTGTGTAATTTATAGAGCAGGTGGCTTGTACTATATATATTGTATAGTACACTAGCACTATAGAGCTAGTGTGTAATTTATAGAGCAGCAGGACTGTTTGGTGAGTccattttttcttgaattttgaaATCTCTTTGTCTTTTGGCAGGGCACACTCTTCAGCCATTGCCCCCGTGGCCCCTGCAGTCTTTCAGTGGACAGTTCTCCACATTTCTGTAACTTGGGTCATAAGATGTTCTAGATGACATCCTTGAATGCCCATCCAGACATTGACCTATAAACAATAGATTGGATAttgtaatttacaaaaaaatggcCTCATGCTATGAGCATTGCCTCCAAATAATTTTGTCATTGGCAATTATGAATACGCTTCCACATCAATGGATCTATATGGGCAAGCCCTCGTGATGGTTGTTCAGTGTTCTGTGGTTTAGATGTACCATCACAAATTACCCTGTTCTCTTACTGCTGACCCTTAAGGTCATTGTCAGTGTTTTGCTACGAACCATGCAGCCTTGCTCTTTAAAGCATCCCAAGCATTGTCCATCTCTCCCCCATGATCCCCTAGAGTGGTCTCAGGTAGTGTGCTTTACAGCAAGCTTCAAGGACAtatccctctttccctccctctctgcctctccctctccctccatccctctccctccatccctctctccctctccctttccctccgtccctctctccctctccctctatccctctctccctctccctctccctccgtccctctctccctctccctctccttctccctccgtccctctctccctctccctccatccctctctccctctccctccatccctctccctctctccctccatccctctctcccgctccctccatccctctctccctctccctccatccctctctccctctccctctctgcctccatccctctctccctctccctctccctccatccctctctccctctccctccctctctccctctccctccatccctctctccttctccctccctctctgcctctccctctctctctccctccctctctccctctccctccattcctctctccccctccctccgtccctctctccctctccctccatccctctctccctctccctccatccctctccctctctccctccatccctctctcccgctccctccatccctctctccctctccctccatccctctctccctctccctctctgcctccatccctctctccctctccctctccctccatccctctctccctctccctccctctctccctctccctccatccctctctccttctccctccctctctgcctctccctctctctctccctccctctctccctctccctccattcctctctccccctccctccattcctctctccctcttcctccatccctctctccccctccctccattcctctctccctcttcctccatccctctctccctctccctctgcccctctctACCTCCCCCCTCcctgcttctccctctccttccctctctccctgcttctccctctctctgcctccctctctctgcctctctctgtccctccctctccctctccctccctccctatctctgcctccctctctctgcctctctctgtccctccctctccctctccctccctccctatctcCCTCTCCTTCTGTTCCTGtctgcctccccctcttcctccctccctttctgcctctccctctccctccctctctgccttggcctctccctctgtccctctctttattattccttctttctctttccccttcctcctcctctaaaCACCAGGGCCTCGCTCACTTTCCTCTCCTTTACATGTTGCCACCCCCATGCTTAGCTCAGGGCCCCCTTCCCACCAGCTGCCTGCAGAGCATGAGAAAGCCCACCCCCTTCCCTGTCTCACTGTTCTCCACACCAACAACCCCATTGGCCATTTAGGCACTTTCCTACCAGTGACTTCATGAGCCCAGACTGGCTAGGAGCATGCCACACATTAAGAAGAGAAAGTTCCAGAGGCCAAATTCCTGATTCCTCTTCCAAAAGAGCTCACCTAGGAGACTTCTGTGGCCTCCATCTCCCTGAAGGCAGGACCCCTATAACAGGACACCTCCAGAAAGATCCCCTTGTGGACCGGGAGACCCTCTGGCACCACTATGCAATGATTACTCCCTGTCATGGGAAGCAGATGGGATGAACAGACTGTCAATATTTTCTGTTGTTCATAAACATGTTACATAAAACTGGATACTTTTCCCAGAAGATGGGCTACATGTTGCCACGGGAAGCAAGATTACATAGCTGTAAATTTTCTCTTAAAAGACTCTTTGTTAAGAGCCGTATTTGTTTACTTTCTCCACTTCCATTAGGGAGTAATGGGGAAACTTTTCCAGAATGGGGTAAGAGTCATAGTTGCATGTCTCCATGGGAAAGTAATGAAAGGTCCTCGCACCTCCCTCCCTGACACAGCAGCCGCCAGGTACGTAGACAGATGCTCAGCTTCAAAGCCAAGACATCCAACACTGTCATCCACCTGTGACTACCAAGAGGACAGCACAACTCAGCATCCTGTTGGGGCAGCAGAAACATCCCACCTCCCAGCCAAGAGCAGGAAGCAGGGGGGTCATAGCTGAATAGCCCTAAGCATTGTAGTTAATCAAAAATAAGAGGACAGCACTTTTAACTCGTATCTGTCTCATTGGGACTAAAAGAATCAAAGTTAGAACAAACACAGAGAGGTGAGTCAGCCTTAATTCTGGCAAGATCCAAAGCCTACACTTTATGTCTCCCGTATCTCATCTTTCTCTTAACCGGGAAGGAGTTTTTTCTAGCACGAAAGGCCAAAGGCACAGATTGACTGACCCACCCGTGTGGTCCAGCCACAAATCAAAGCTGCCGAGATGCAGACAGGCTGTTTCATCTCTGAGACCTCGAGCCAGGGAAGGTTGACTTCAGGCGCTTCCTCAAGAGCTTACGCATGCCAGAATGAACAGTGTAGCTTCTATTGGAGTGGATATGTGGTTAGCTTGCCTAGCCCCTCAGTCAGTTTCCAAAGAGATTCATAATTCTCCGAAACTGGGCAGCCGCCACAGTGCGGTATCCTGCCCACGGTTACCATAACTCTCTCCCCTTGTTGCCACCCGAGCCTCTGTTGTCCCTGACCAAGGTTGgccatgttctttctttttttccgtctttctttctttctttctttctttcttctttctttctttctttctttttttcagacagagtctcacactgtcatccagactggagtgcaatggtgtgatctcggctcaatacaatctccgcctcctgggttcaagtggttctcctgactcagcctcccgagtagctgggattacaggtgcccaccaccacgcccggctaattttttgtatttttagtagagacagggtttcactatgttggccaggctggtctcaaactcctgatgtcgtgatctgcctgcctcagcctcccaaagtgctgggattacaggcatgagccactgcgcctagctgtGGCCATGTTCTTTCTTTGgtaactttgttttcatttctaaagaGCTCGCTTTAGTGTTTTTAGTTCTAAAGACTATACTATAGAACTTTGGGTTCTGAAGTTCTGAGACTGCCTCAGTGTTGAAGAGTCGTGTGAACTCAGCTTCAAGAGGCTGTTCTGGTTTGATATTGGCTTGGCCACCCAAGCTGCTGATAGTTCTCACCTATCCCATTTTCTTCCAGAAAAGTTGGTGGATAATTCCATTGCCTGTGAGTACTAAAGCAATAAGTGTGTGCAGAAAGCCGATCCTCACTCTTCAAGGACCACCCCCCTTTTTTTCTGAGGGCCAGGAAGTTATCCAGAAATGGAACTGGGATTCAGAAGCAGAAAACCTGTGTTCAAGTCCCAACACGGCCACGTATTGGCTATTGATCTTGGATCACACCCTCAGTGTTGCTGAgccttcattttcttgttttgagtTTAATAATTCTGATCTCTCGGTTTTGTGTGGATTACATCTTTATATATCATTTGGGGAACTGAGAAGTATGTTCTTCTGCTAGCAGTTAATCACAGAAATTACAAATTATATAGAGATGatacatagataaataaaaagtaaatacatagcAGAGATGAAagaatatatagagatagatatatttagatagatatgtgtatttaaattttttcactgAAGAATCATAAAGATACAAGATTCAGATGCAATAATGTTTCAAAATCCTTTTATTGTCAAAATTAAGTGTAGTTTCACCTGGGTTGGTAGCAGGGGTCTATGTgattggaaaaccaaatattaggAACTTGGAAGTAGCTACATACTAAAATGTGAGCACAATGATCTCTTCATCAGTGATTTGTGATTTGAACTCTATCTTCTATCCACAAAGAGAACAAGCAGAGATATATTTATTCATAAGGCAAAGGTGTGTGTGTTGCAATTTCAGAGCCCTCTGTGTAGACAGATACCTTAACCCCTTTGTTCCAGGTGGTCCTCAGAAGAATCTTTGTGGAGTGGATGGGACAGGACACCATGCATCAGTCATGGTCAGCAGTTAACCATATCCTTCCTGTGCTCCCAGGCCAGTGCTCACgtctcctcctctgcctcttaCTTTTGCAGAGGAAGACAGAGACATAATCAATCACAGCTGCTGGAAGAGGTCACCATAGTGTTCTGGGTCTCTTGCAGCAGCCCAGAGGGCTAGGTGTGACCAGCTTCAAGTTAAAGACAAGCAAACTGAGGCAAATAGAGTGTAAGTCATCCAAATTTCACAGCTGgtgaatggcagagctgggacttgaatcAGCATTGTCTGGTCCAAAGGCTTTGAACTTTGGACTCATGTTGCTAAAGAATTCCAGCAGTTCCTCCCTGGGGTGAAAAGTGGGCTTAGACTGACCTCACAGGACTATGGGCACACATGCATTCTGGGAAAGAACCCAGTATCTCAGTgtctatggactgaatgtttgtgtccccttcaACCCCCACAGCaaatttaaatattgaagccctaatTTGCTAATCACCAATGTGAAAAGGTAGGACCTTTAGGGAGTTAATTAGGTTTAGATAAGCTCATGAGGATGGGGTCCTCATGAGAGATTACTGCCCTTATAAAAAagacttcagaactgtgagaagtaagtgTTAATTGTTTAActcacctagtctgtggtattgttttttgttatagcagcctaaactAAGGCACAAGTGCATGTATCTCTTTCATCACTTGTAATTTTAGAATTCCAGCTGATGCTCCTTACTGTACCCAGAAAACATACACAGTGGCTTCCCACGGAATTTCATACAGACCCTCAGTGAGCCCTCCCCCAATACTGAAGACAGCTTCCTCTGAGATGACAGGGTTTATTGGctcctttatttattcatccaacatGTATGGAATAccaactgtgtgccaggcaccatgctaggctTGGAGGCTCCAGAGATGCCTGTGGCATGGTCTCTAGCCATGAGAAGAAGGTAATTCATAGTCTAGTCAAGGAGACAGATATATAACTATCCTATTACCCAAGATGGCTTATTCTGCCTAGGACAAGATGGAAAATCATGAGATCCTTCCTAGGAGAGTTAGACTTGAAGAACGAGTAGGATTTTGTCATGGTACTAAAGGTAGAAGATGTTTGAGCCAGAGGAAACATCAACTGTCAAGGTACCAAAGTGGGAAGGAGAACAAGGCTGTCCTCAGCCCCAGGGAAAACTGTTGCCACAGATGCCAGGACACatatctcatttctttctctttcagacCTGGTGTTTTGGGGCTTTTTATCTCAAAATTTCCTCAAAGTATGGGT encodes the following:
- the TUNAR gene encoding protein TUNAR, producing MRFSVSLARKIKTFAPKMVITSGNDEDRGGQEKESKEESVLAMLGIIGTILNLIVIIFVYIYTTL
- the TUNAR gene encoding protein TUNAR isoform X1 produces the protein MVITSGNDEDRGGQEKESKEESVLAMLGIIGTILNLIVIIFVYIYTTL